The following are from one region of the Acidobacteriota bacterium genome:
- a CDS encoding dehydrogenase: MAYLPYAIAAWIFLWGLYGIVTSKNLVHQVVCVAVLQTSTYVLLLALGYKAGGTAPVFADIPVGTSVVDPLVQALMLTDIVVEATVMALLLSMVVKANELAGTVDPEELRFLMG, encoded by the coding sequence CTGGCCTATCTGCCATACGCCATTGCCGCATGGATATTTCTCTGGGGACTTTACGGCATCGTCACGAGCAAGAACCTTGTCCACCAGGTAGTCTGTGTCGCCGTTCTCCAAACCTCTACCTACGTTTTGCTGCTCGCGCTTGGATACAAAGCTGGTGGCACCGCTCCCGTCTTTGCCGATATTCCCGTTGGTACCTCCGTCGTTGATCCGCTGGTGCAAGCCCTGATGCTGACGGACATCGTAGTTGAAGCCACAGTTATGGCCCTGCTGCTTTCCATGGTAGTGAAAGCCAACGAACTGGCGGGAACTGTTGATCCGGAGGAATTGCGGTTCCTGATGGGCTAA